One stretch of Streptomyces peucetius DNA includes these proteins:
- a CDS encoding DUF3159 domain-containing protein, whose translation MASVDKPTPTTTTSDAQDPAAPATSPAAAPASASGSGTASASDDVKTVTEAALFEAFGGVRGMVETVLPGLLFVSIYTVNKDLHLSAIAALGVALVMVVVRLVRKDTVKHAFSGVFGVAFGVVFAMMTGNAKDFYLPGMLYTLGLALAYIITAIAGVPLIGLILGPVFKENLSWRTRNPGRKKAYTKASWAWGLILLAKCAILFPLYWWADTTQLGWVLVALKIPPFLLAVYLTWVFLAKAPPPIDVFAEMGAEEERRKAEQTG comes from the coding sequence GTGGCGTCTGTCGACAAGCCGACCCCCACTACCACGACCAGCGACGCGCAGGATCCCGCTGCCCCCGCCACGTCACCCGCCGCCGCGCCGGCGTCCGCCTCCGGTTCCGGAACCGCTTCGGCGTCCGACGACGTGAAGACGGTCACGGAGGCGGCTCTGTTCGAGGCCTTCGGCGGCGTCCGCGGCATGGTGGAGACGGTCCTGCCGGGACTGCTCTTCGTCTCGATCTACACCGTCAACAAGGACCTGCACCTCTCGGCGATCGCCGCCCTCGGCGTCGCGCTGGTGATGGTCGTGGTCCGGCTCGTGCGCAAGGACACGGTCAAGCACGCGTTCAGCGGTGTCTTCGGTGTGGCCTTCGGTGTCGTGTTCGCGATGATGACGGGCAACGCGAAGGACTTCTACCTGCCGGGCATGCTGTACACGCTGGGCCTGGCCCTGGCGTACATCATCACGGCCATCGCGGGCGTACCCCTGATCGGCCTGATCCTCGGCCCGGTCTTCAAGGAGAACCTCTCCTGGCGGACCCGCAACCCCGGCCGCAAGAAGGCGTACACCAAGGCGAGCTGGGCGTGGGGGCTGATCCTGCTCGCCAAGTGCGCGATCCTCTTCCCGCTGTACTGGTGGGCCGACACGACCCAGCTCGGCTGGGTGCTCGTGGCGCTGAAGATCCCGCCGTTCCTGCTGGCGGTCTACCTGACTTGGGTCTTCCTCGCGAAGGCACCGCCGCCGATCGACGTCTTCGCGGAGATGGGGGCGGAGGAGGAGCGGCGCAAGGCCGAACAAACCGGCTGA
- a CDS encoding potassium channel family protein, with product MRVAIAGAGAVGRSIAGELLENGHEVLLIDKTPTAISVERVPQAEWLLADACEITSLDEAALQRCSVVIAATGDDKVNLVVSLLAKTEYGVPRVVARVNNPKNEWLFNESWGVDVAVSTPRLMSALVEEAVSVGDLVRLLRFSHGDANLVELTLPPESALAGTLVGDVAWPEDTSLVTIIRGSRVLTPSPEQTLEAGDELLFVAAQAREEQLEDLLSVRREGPPTSD from the coding sequence ATGCGTGTCGCTATCGCGGGCGCCGGTGCGGTGGGCCGTTCCATCGCCGGTGAGCTGCTGGAGAACGGGCACGAGGTCCTCCTCATCGACAAGACCCCCACCGCGATCTCGGTGGAGCGCGTGCCGCAGGCGGAGTGGCTGCTCGCCGACGCCTGCGAGATCACGTCGCTGGACGAGGCGGCGCTGCAGCGCTGCAGCGTGGTGATCGCCGCCACCGGTGACGACAAGGTCAACCTGGTCGTGTCGCTGCTCGCCAAGACCGAGTACGGGGTGCCGCGGGTCGTCGCGCGCGTCAACAACCCCAAGAACGAGTGGCTCTTCAACGAGTCCTGGGGCGTCGATGTCGCCGTGTCCACGCCGCGCCTCATGTCGGCGCTGGTGGAGGAAGCGGTGAGCGTCGGCGACCTGGTACGCCTGCTGCGCTTCAGCCACGGCGACGCGAACCTCGTCGAGCTGACGCTGCCGCCCGAGTCGGCGCTGGCGGGCACGCTGGTGGGGGACGTGGCCTGGCCCGAGGACACCTCGCTGGTCACGATCATCCGTGGTTCGCGGGTGCTGACGCCGAGCCCGGAACAGACGCTCGAGGCGGGTGACGAGCTGCTGTTCGTGGCGGCGCAGGCGCGGGAGGAACAGCTGGAGGACCTCCTCTCGGTCCGCCGCGAGGGTCCGCCGACGTCGGACTGA
- a CDS encoding potassium channel family protein: MHIVIMGCGRVGAALAQTLEQQGHTVAVVDRDPTAFRRLGSGFGGRRVTGVGFDQDTLREAGIEDAGAFAAVSSGDNSNIIAARVAREMFGIENVAARIYDPRRAEVYQRLGIPTVATVRWTADQMLRRLLPSGAEPLWRDPSGGVQLAEVHTSPAWIGHKISRLQDETGVRVAFLTRLGEAILPTSQTVLQEGDLVHVMMRTDEIAKVEEAFAEGPEEGGH; this comes from the coding sequence GTGCACATCGTCATCATGGGATGCGGGCGAGTGGGAGCCGCTCTCGCGCAGACCCTGGAGCAGCAGGGGCACACGGTCGCCGTCGTCGACCGGGACCCCACCGCCTTCCGCCGTCTGGGATCCGGGTTCGGCGGCCGCCGCGTCACCGGGGTCGGCTTCGACCAGGACACCCTGCGGGAGGCGGGCATCGAGGACGCGGGCGCGTTCGCCGCCGTCAGCAGCGGTGACAATTCCAACATCATCGCGGCCCGCGTGGCACGCGAGATGTTCGGCATCGAGAACGTCGCGGCCCGTATCTACGACCCCCGGCGGGCCGAGGTCTACCAGCGTCTCGGTATCCCGACGGTCGCCACCGTCCGCTGGACCGCCGACCAGATGCTGCGGCGGCTGCTGCCCTCCGGCGCGGAGCCGCTGTGGCGCGATCCAAGCGGCGGCGTGCAGCTGGCAGAGGTGCACACCTCGCCGGCGTGGATCGGCCACAAGATCAGCCGACTGCAGGACGAGACGGGCGTACGGGTCGCCTTCCTGACCCGGCTGGGCGAGGCGATCCTGCCGACCTCGCAGACCGTTCTGCAAGAAGGTGATCTCGTGCATGTGATGATGCGCACGGACGAGATCGCGAAGGTCGAGGAGGCCTTCGCGGAAGGTCCTGAGGAGGGCGGTCACTGA
- a CDS encoding APC family permease, whose product MSKLTDVPKRILIGRALRSEKLGETLLPKRIALPVFASDPLSSVAYAPGEVLLVLSIAGASAYHFSPWIAAAVVVLMFTVVASYRQNVHAYPSGGGDYEVANTNLGPKAGLTVASALLVDYVLTVAVSISSGVENLGSAIPFVVEHKVFSAVAIIVLLTLMNLRGVKESGKLFAIPTYVFVTGVFIMIMWGAFKGIVLDDTMRAPTADYEIKPEHQGLAGFALLFLLLRAFSSGCAALTGVEAISNGVPAFRKPKSRNAATTLFMMGALAVTMFCGIIGLAMATDVKMAEFPARDLISNGAPVGPDYVQNPVISQVAAAVFGDGTFFFVLLAAATALVLFLAANTAYNGFPLLGSILAQDRYLPRQLHTRGDRLAFSNGIVLLAGAAILLVWVYEADSTKLIQLYIVGVFVSFTLSQTGMVRHWNRHLKTERDKGKRRRMIRSRAINTFGAFFTGLVLIVVLATKFTHGAWVALLGMVIFYGTMTAIRKHYDRVAEEIAAPDEPGEDSVRPSRVHAIVLVSKVHRPTLRAVAYAKAMRFDRLEAISINVDPAETTALKQEWDRRGINVPLKILDSPYREITRPVIEYVKGLRRESPRDVVSVIIPEYVVGHWYEHFLHNQSALRLKGRLLFTPGVMVTSVPYQLVSSEAAKQRARKRQEWHAPGSVRRGMVNGRPKEPSGRA is encoded by the coding sequence GTGTCCAAACTGACCGACGTTCCCAAACGGATCCTGATCGGCCGGGCGCTGCGCAGTGAAAAGCTGGGGGAGACACTTCTCCCGAAACGCATCGCCCTCCCTGTCTTCGCTTCCGACCCGCTGTCCTCCGTGGCATACGCGCCGGGCGAAGTCCTGCTGGTCCTGTCCATCGCCGGTGCGTCGGCGTACCACTTCAGCCCGTGGATCGCGGCCGCCGTCGTGGTCCTCATGTTCACGGTCGTCGCCTCGTACCGGCAGAACGTGCACGCGTACCCGAGCGGCGGCGGCGACTACGAGGTCGCCAACACCAATCTCGGCCCGAAGGCCGGTCTGACCGTCGCCAGCGCCCTTCTGGTCGACTACGTCCTCACGGTGGCCGTGTCGATCTCCTCCGGTGTGGAGAACCTCGGCTCGGCGATTCCGTTCGTCGTCGAGCACAAGGTGTTCTCGGCCGTCGCGATCATCGTCCTGCTCACCCTGATGAACCTGCGGGGCGTGAAGGAGTCGGGCAAGCTCTTCGCGATCCCGACCTATGTCTTCGTCACCGGCGTCTTCATCATGATCATGTGGGGTGCGTTCAAGGGCATCGTCCTCGACGACACCATGCGCGCCCCGACCGCCGACTACGAGATCAAGCCGGAGCACCAGGGCCTCGCCGGCTTCGCGCTGCTCTTCCTGCTGCTGCGCGCGTTCTCCTCCGGTTGCGCCGCGCTGACCGGCGTCGAGGCCATCAGCAACGGTGTCCCGGCCTTCCGCAAGCCCAAGAGCCGCAACGCCGCGACGACGCTGTTCATGATGGGCGCTCTGGCCGTCACCATGTTCTGCGGCATCATCGGCCTGGCCATGGCCACCGACGTCAAGATGGCGGAGTTCCCGGCGAGGGACCTGATTTCGAACGGCGCCCCGGTCGGTCCGGACTATGTCCAGAACCCGGTGATCTCGCAGGTCGCGGCCGCCGTCTTCGGCGACGGAACGTTCTTCTTCGTGCTGCTCGCCGCCGCCACCGCGCTGGTGCTGTTCCTGGCCGCGAACACCGCGTACAACGGCTTCCCGCTGCTTGGCTCGATCCTGGCGCAGGACCGCTACCTGCCGCGTCAGCTGCACACCCGCGGCGACCGGCTCGCCTTCTCCAACGGCATCGTGCTGCTGGCGGGCGCCGCGATCCTCCTGGTCTGGGTGTACGAGGCCGACTCCACCAAGCTGATCCAGCTGTACATCGTCGGCGTCTTCGTCTCGTTCACCCTCAGCCAGACCGGCATGGTCCGGCACTGGAACCGGCATCTGAAGACCGAGCGGGACAAGGGCAAGCGCCGCCGCATGATCCGCTCCCGGGCGATCAACACCTTCGGTGCCTTCTTCACCGGGCTGGTGCTGATCGTCGTGCTCGCCACCAAGTTCACGCACGGCGCGTGGGTGGCCCTGCTGGGCATGGTGATCTTCTACGGGACGATGACCGCGATCCGTAAGCACTACGACCGGGTCGCCGAGGAGATCGCGGCACCCGACGAGCCCGGCGAGGACAGTGTCAGGCCGTCGCGCGTCCACGCGATCGTCCTCGTCTCCAAGGTCCACCGGCCGACCCTGCGGGCCGTCGCCTACGCGAAGGCGATGCGCTTCGACCGGCTCGAGGCCATCAGCATCAACGTCGACCCGGCCGAGACCACGGCACTCAAGCAGGAGTGGGACCGGCGGGGCATCAACGTCCCCCTGAAGATCCTCGACTCCCCCTACCGGGAGATCACCCGCCCCGTCATCGAGTACGTGAAGGGCCTGCGCCGCGAGAGCCCGCGCGATGTGGTCAGCGTCATCATTCCCGAGTACGTGGTGGGGCACTGGTACGAGCACTTCCTGCACAACCAGAGCGCGCTGCGGCTGAAGGGCCGGCTGCTGTTCACGCCCGGCGTGATGGTGACCTCGGTGCCGTACCAGCTGGTGTCCTCGGAGGCGGCCAAGCAGCGGGCCCGGAAGCGCCAGGAGTGGCACGCCCCCGGGTCGGTGCGGCGCGGCATGGTGAACGGCAGGCCGAAGGAGCCGAGCGGCAGGGCCTGA
- a CDS encoding class I SAM-dependent RNA methyltransferase produces the protein MQNAPESSLVGQEYEVEVGPVAHGGHCVARTEDGRVLFVRHSLPGEKVVAKVTEGEEDSRFLRADAVRVLEPSKDRVEAPCPYAGPGRCGGCDWQHAKPGAQRRFKGEVIAEQLQRLAGLTPEEAGWDGTVMPAPGDKLPAGEVPAWRTRVQYAIDAEGRAGLRKHRSHDVQPIDHCMIAAPGVSELGIEKRDWPQMASVEAIAATGSNDRQVVLTPRPGGRLPLVELDKPVSVLRVEERDGSVHRVHGRAFVRERADERTYRVGMGGFWQVHPQAADLLVKAVMQGLLPRKGDMALDLYCGVGLFAGALADRVGEKGAVLGIESGKRSVEDARHNLQDFDRVRIEQGKVESVLPRTGIEEVDIIVLDPPRAGAGKQTVKHLAGLGARRIAYVACDPAALARDLAYFREGGYRPRTLRAFDLFPMTAHVECVAILEPAPKGL, from the coding sequence ATGCAGAACGCACCTGAGTCCTCGCTGGTCGGGCAGGAGTACGAGGTCGAGGTCGGCCCGGTCGCCCACGGCGGCCACTGTGTCGCCCGCACCGAGGACGGGCGGGTGCTGTTCGTACGGCACTCGCTGCCCGGCGAGAAGGTGGTGGCCAAGGTCACCGAGGGCGAGGAGGACTCCCGTTTCCTGCGCGCCGACGCGGTACGGGTGCTGGAGCCGTCCAAGGACCGTGTCGAGGCCCCCTGCCCCTACGCCGGCCCCGGCAGGTGCGGCGGCTGCGACTGGCAGCACGCCAAGCCGGGCGCCCAGCGCCGCTTCAAGGGCGAGGTGATCGCCGAGCAGCTGCAGCGCCTCGCGGGCCTCACCCCGGAAGAGGCCGGCTGGGACGGGACCGTCATGCCCGCGCCGGGCGACAAGCTCCCGGCGGGCGAGGTGCCGGCCTGGCGCACCCGCGTCCAGTACGCGATCGACGCCGAGGGCCGGGCCGGACTGCGCAAGCACCGCTCGCACGACGTACAGCCCATCGACCACTGCATGATCGCGGCGCCGGGGGTCAGCGAACTGGGCATCGAGAAGCGGGACTGGCCGCAGATGGCGTCCGTCGAGGCGATCGCGGCGACCGGCTCCAACGACCGCCAGGTCGTGCTCACGCCCCGCCCCGGCGGCCGGCTCCCGCTCGTCGAGCTCGACAAGCCGGTCTCCGTCCTCCGGGTCGAGGAACGCGACGGCTCGGTCCACCGCGTCCACGGCCGTGCCTTCGTACGCGAACGGGCCGACGAGCGCACCTACCGCGTCGGCATGGGCGGCTTCTGGCAGGTCCACCCGCAGGCGGCCGACCTCCTGGTCAAGGCCGTGATGCAGGGGCTGCTGCCGCGCAAGGGCGACATGGCACTCGACCTCTACTGCGGCGTGGGCCTCTTCGCGGGCGCCCTCGCCGACCGGGTGGGGGAGAAGGGCGCGGTGCTGGGCATCGAGTCCGGCAAGCGCTCGGTGGAGGACGCCCGCCACAACCTCCAGGACTTCGACCGGGTCCGCATCGAGCAGGGCAAGGTCGAGTCCGTCCTGCCCCGCACCGGCATCGAGGAGGTCGACATCATCGTCCTCGACCCGCCCCGCGCGGGCGCCGGCAAGCAGACCGTCAAGCACCTCGCCGGGCTGGGTGCGCGGAGGATCGCCTACGTCGCCTGCGACCCGGCGGCGCTGGCGAGGGACCTGGCGTACTTCCGCGAGGGCGGCTACCGGCCGCGGACGCTGCGGGCGTTCGACCTGTTCCCGATGACGGCGCACGTGGAGTGCGTGGCGATTCTCGAGCCCGCTCCAAAGGGGCTCTGA